Proteins from a genomic interval of Zingiber officinale cultivar Zhangliang chromosome 1B, Zo_v1.1, whole genome shotgun sequence:
- the LOC122042067 gene encoding putative protein TPRXL → MATVTSPVSRTRGISPWYLLHRSLVSFSRRSGNVSYASPAFREASQAARQARFANDRLSQDAPSSTRRRARPPSDDSDSDSRPLSQRRRRRAPRPMSNSGPSSIPSPPPVAAASSPPPIVTPPPIPSQADVSPDPTSTEADPSLRSPPATSPPEPSPVPPSVPAGSAAGPSVPLGSAVGPSESPPLTHYCYCTTVPSEERLWSRADVPTNSLRIKGRLATLWEESIQHMNSLPPPAQMDKFSELYIKNKMLRDKVADLELQLNDPAQASHALRAEIKDLTKQKNSLEVSLARANHELKGLKEEQS, encoded by the exons ATGGCAACCGTTACTTCCCCCGTCTCCAGAACTAGGGGAATTTCACCTTGGTACCTCCTACATAGAAGCCTCGTCTCGTTTAGTCG AAGATCAGGCAACGTTTCCTACGCAAGCCCTGCTTTCAGGGAAGCTTCTCAAGCAGCTCGCCAGGCCCGCTTCGCAAATGACCGCTTGAGCCAGGATGCCCCTTCTTCCACTAGACGCAGGGCTCGGCCGCCTTCCGATGATTCTGACTCGGATAGCCGACCGCTGTCTCAGAGACGTCGACGCCGAGCCCCTCGTCCTATGTCCAACTCAGGCCCGTCCTCtatcccctctcctcctccagttGCAGCTGCCTCTTCTCCACCTCCCATTGTGACTCCGCCTCCTATCCCGAGCCAGGCAGATGTTTCGCCAGATCCCACC AGCACCGAGGCCGATCCCTCGCTTCGCTCTCCGCCAGCTACCTCACCCCCAGAGCCATCTCCTGTGCCTCCCTCAGTTCCTGCTGGGTCAGCTGCTGGGCCCTCAGTTCCTCTTGGCTCAGCCGTTGGGCCCTCAGAATCACCCCCGCTTACTCATTACTGTTACTGTACCACTGTCCCTTCTGAGGAGAGGTTATGGTCACGAGCAGATGTTCCCACCAACTCCCTCAGGATAAAAGGTCGTCTGGCCACTTTATGGGAAGAGAGCATACAGCACATGAACTCCTTGCCTCCCCCGGCCCAGATGGACAAATTCTCAGAGCTGTATATCAAG AATAAGATGCTACGGGACAAGGTGGCTGACCTAGAGCTACAACTGAATGACCCTGCCCAAGCTAGCCATGCTTTGCGGGCCGAGATAAAAGATCTGACCAAACAGAAGAACAGTCTGGAAGTATCCCTAGCGCGGGCCAACCATGAACTTAAGGGTCTCAAGGAAGAGCAAAGCTAA
- the LOC122042075 gene encoding ammonium transporter 2 member 4-like encodes MSLPSSLTISEASPEWLNKGDNSWQLTAAAMVGLQSVPGLVILYGSIVKKKWAVNSAFMALYAFSAVLVCWCLWGFSMAFGEEMLPFWGRPSAVALDQAQLLAPGFAGMYPAATLVFFQFVFAAITPILIAGSLLGRMNFKAWMLFVPLWLTFSYTVGAFSLWSPNGFLFKAGVMDFAGGYVIHLSSGVAGLTAAYWVHI; translated from the coding sequence ATGTCTTTGCCGTCGAGTTTGACGATTAGCGAGGCTTCGCCGGAGTGGCTGAACAAAGGGGACAACTCATGGCAGCTGACGGCGGCGGCGATGGTGGGGTTGCAGTCGGTGCCGGGGTTGGTGATCCTCTACGGTAGCATCGTGAAGAAGAAGTGGGCGGTGAACTCGGCCTTCATGGCGCTCTATGCCTTTTCGGCGGTGCTCGTGTGTTGGTGCCTGTGGGGCTTCAGCATGGCCTTCGGGGAGGAGATGTTGCCCTTCTGGGGCCGCCCCAGCGCGGTTGCGCTGGATCAGGCACAGCTCCTAGCTCCGGGTTTTGCTGGGATGTACCCGGCCGCCACGCTCGTCTTCTTCCAGTTCGTGTTTGCGGCCATCACCCCCATCCTGATCGCCGGCTCGTTGCTCGGCCGGATGAATTTTAAGGCATGGATGCTCTTCGTGCCACTCTGGCTCACCTTCTCCTACACCGTCGGCGCTTTCAGTCTTTGGAGCCCAAATGGCTTCCTCTTCAAGGCCGGCGTCATGGATTTCGCCGGCGGTTACGTCATCCACCTCTCGTCCGGCGTAGCAGGACTCACCGCCGCCTACTGGGTACATATCTGA
- the LOC121998524 gene encoding ammonium transporter 2 member 5-like, with protein MSLPSSLTISEASPEWLNKGDNSWQLTAAAMVGLQSVPGLVILYGSIVKKKWAVNSAFMALYAFSAVLVCWCLWGFSMAFGEEMLPFWGRPSAVALDQAQLLAPGFAGMYPAATLVFFQFVFAAITPILIAGSLLGRMNFKAWMLFVPLWLTFSYTVGAFSLWSPNGFLFKAGVMDFAGGYVIHLSSGVAGLTAAYWVGPRIGKDKERFPPNNILLTLAGAGLLWMGWTGFNGGAPYSANIDASIAILNTHLCTATSLLMWLCLDMFVFTKPSVIGAVQGMITGLVCITPAAGLVQPWAAILMGLLSGSIPWFTMMILHKRTPFLRTIDDTLAVFHTHGVAGSLGGILTGVLSEPRLNRLFFGDDPRYVSLAYAIKDGRASAGFRQVGMQLAGIAFVLAVNVVVTSVICLLIRLLVPLRLTEEKMLVGDDAIHGEDAYAVWADGETYDKSVHGLEYFAAKSADCEMA; from the exons ATGTCTTTGCCGTCGAGTTTGACGATTAGCGAGGCTTCGCCGGAGTGGCTGAACAAAGGGGACAACTCATGGCAGCTGACGGCGGCGGCGATGGTGGGGTTGCAGTCGGTGCCGGGGTTGGTGATCCTCTACGGTAGCATCGTGAAGAAGAAGTGGGCGGTGAACTCGGCCTTCATGGCGCTCTATGCCTTTTCGGCGGTGCTCGTGTGTTGGTGCCTGTGGGGCTTCAGCATGGCCTTCGGGGAGGAGATGTTGCCCTTCTGGGGCCGCCCCAGCGCGGTTGCGCTGGATCAGGCACAGCTCCTAGCTCCGGGTTTTGCTGGGATGTACCCGGCCGCCACGCTCGTCTTCTTCCAGTTCGTGTTTGCGGCCATCACCCCCATCCTGATCGCCGGCTCGTTGCTCGGCCGGATGAATTTTAAGGCATGGATGCTCTTCGTGCCACTCTGGCTCACCTTCTCCTACACCGTCGGCGCTTTCAGTCTTTGGAGCCCAAATGGCTTCCTCTTCAAGGCCGGCGTCATGGATTTCGCCGGCGGTTACGTCATCCACCTCTCGTCCGGCGTAGCAGGACTCACCGCCGCCTACTGG GTCGGGCCGAGAATTGGCAAGGACAAGGAGAGGTTTCCGCCCAATAACATTTTGTTGACCCTCGCCGGCGCCGGATTGCTTTGGATGGGTTGGACAGGGTTCAACGGCGGCGCGCCGTACTCGGCCAACATCGACGCCTCGATCGCCATTTTGAACACGCATCTCTGCACGGCGACCAGTCTGCTCATGTGGCTCTGCCTCGACATGTTCGTGTTCACCAAGCCCTCCGTCATCGGCGCTGTCCAAGGCATGATCACCGGGCTCGTCTGCATCACCCCTGCCGCCG GACTGGTTCAACCTTGGGCGGCCATCCTAATGGGTCTGCTCTCCGgtagcatcccatggttcaccatGATGATCCTCCACAAGCGCACCCCCTTCCTCAGAACGATCGACGACACCCTCGCCGTCTTCCACACCCACGGAGTCGCCGGAAGCCTCGGCGGCATCCTCACCGGCGTGCTGTCCGAGCCGCGCCTCAACCGCCTCTTCTTCGGAGACGACCCCAGGTACGTCAGCCTCGCGTACGCCATCAAGGACGGCCGTGCCTCCGCCGGGTTCCGCCAGGTCGGCATGCAGCTCGCCGGCATCGCCTTTGTCCTAGCCGTCAACGTGGTGGTCACCAGCGTCATCTGCCTGCTGATCAGGCTGTTGGTGCCGCTGCGGCTGACCGAGGAGAAGATGCTGGTGGGCGACGACGCCATCCACGGGGAGGACGCGTACGCGGTGTGGGCGGACGGCGAGACCTACGATAAGTCGGTACACGGGTTGGAGTACTTTGCGGCGAAAAGCGCCGACTGCGAAATGGCGTGA